In Octopus bimaculoides isolate UCB-OBI-ISO-001 chromosome 26, ASM119413v2, whole genome shotgun sequence, the following are encoded in one genomic region:
- the LOC106871858 gene encoding mitotic spindle assembly checkpoint protein MAD2B isoform X1 has product MIRSLLLNHVVLGSVPQRNTLVAADIVTEFLEVAIHCILHHRDLYPAGVFETRKKYNVPVQMCLHPDVIQYITNILESIKLLLEAQEVNRVGLVILDSKQTPIERFVFEIAYPSLLSGFGCDILLTELEQSLRAFLLKINVCDALLKPLPQDVSWVIHIHTSDSAMLRLEEKQILKNFPWIEAEEKQKTMSNSSLVPMKTVNSDIVKMQLFVEESSLKRKLDT; this is encoded by the exons atgataagaagcttgcttctcaaccatgtagttttgggttcagtcccacaacgcaacaccttgg TAGCTGCAGATATTGTAACAGAGTTCCTGGAAGTTGCCATCCATTGCATTCTCCACCACCGAGATCTTTACCCTGCAGGAGTGTTTGAGACACGGAAGAAGTACAATGTCCCCGTACAG ATGTGTCTTCATCCCGATGTCATCCAGTACATTACCAATATTCTCGAAAGTATCAAATTACTGTTGGAAGCACAGGAAGTTAACCGAGTGGGACTGGTCATTCTGGACTCAAAACAGACCCCGATAGAACGTTTTGTCTTTGAAATTGCTTATCCTTCCCTCTTATCAGGCTTTGG TTGTGATATTCTACTGACCGAGTTGGAGCAATCCCTAAGGGCATTCCTGTTGAAAATAAATGTCTGTGATGCACTGCTGAAACCGCTTCCTCAAG ATGTCTCCTGGGTTATCCATATTCATACCAGTGACTCTGCCATGTTAAGACTGGAAGAAAAACAGATTCTAAAG AATTTTCCTTGGATTGAAGCTGAAGAAAAGCAGAAAACCATGTCCAATTCGTCGCTGGTGCCAATGAAGACTGTGAATTCAGATATTGTGAAG ATGCAATTATTTGTTGAGGAGAGTTCTTTGAAACGGAAGCTGGACACTTGA
- the LOC106871858 gene encoding mitotic spindle assembly checkpoint protein MAD2B isoform X2 yields MSSEATLSSTSKVQVAADIVTEFLEVAIHCILHHRDLYPAGVFETRKKYNVPVQMCLHPDVIQYITNILESIKLLLEAQEVNRVGLVILDSKQTPIERFVFEIAYPSLLSGFGCDILLTELEQSLRAFLLKINVCDALLKPLPQDVSWVIHIHTSDSAMLRLEEKQILKNFPWIEAEEKQKTMSNSSLVPMKTVNSDIVKMQLFVEESSLKRKLDT; encoded by the exons ATGAGTTCGGAAGCGACTCTAAGTTCCACGAGCAAGGTTCAAG TAGCTGCAGATATTGTAACAGAGTTCCTGGAAGTTGCCATCCATTGCATTCTCCACCACCGAGATCTTTACCCTGCAGGAGTGTTTGAGACACGGAAGAAGTACAATGTCCCCGTACAG ATGTGTCTTCATCCCGATGTCATCCAGTACATTACCAATATTCTCGAAAGTATCAAATTACTGTTGGAAGCACAGGAAGTTAACCGAGTGGGACTGGTCATTCTGGACTCAAAACAGACCCCGATAGAACGTTTTGTCTTTGAAATTGCTTATCCTTCCCTCTTATCAGGCTTTGG TTGTGATATTCTACTGACCGAGTTGGAGCAATCCCTAAGGGCATTCCTGTTGAAAATAAATGTCTGTGATGCACTGCTGAAACCGCTTCCTCAAG ATGTCTCCTGGGTTATCCATATTCATACCAGTGACTCTGCCATGTTAAGACTGGAAGAAAAACAGATTCTAAAG AATTTTCCTTGGATTGAAGCTGAAGAAAAGCAGAAAACCATGTCCAATTCGTCGCTGGTGCCAATGAAGACTGTGAATTCAGATATTGTGAAG ATGCAATTATTTGTTGAGGAGAGTTCTTTGAAACGGAAGCTGGACACTTGA
- the LOC106871841 gene encoding NIF3-like protein 1, with amino-acid sequence MTFLSRVVVNSRFFLRISRLKIPPKIASICQKNLCSQSLSSLEMSSSKKGNLSKIVALFNEFMPPSLAESWDNVGLLVEPTQPHNVSKILLTNDLTPEVLNEAIDLKANFILSYHPPIFSPLKRLCQSSWKQKLIVRAIENRIAIYSPHTSCDALKNGVNDWLLSAFGKFSDSAREDGFFVSFLCKKSSLQTIAQILKSHSIQDPVFTEVAKPPMPDTGIGRIAKLQTSITLTEAIEIIKKHLKLPHLRVATAHGPGFSFTDKTIKTVAVCAGSGSTVLRGVRADLYVSGEMSHHDVLDAIHNGSSVLLCEHSNTERGYLSQLKISLENLLSELTVEVCVSNIDADPLKIN; translated from the exons ATGACATTTCTGTCGCGGGTCGTTGTCAACAGCAGGTTCTTCCTTCGAATTAGCCGTCTTAAAATACCGCCTAAGATCGCATCGATCTGCCAGAAAAACTTGTGTTCGCAATCGTTATCATCTTTGGAGATGTCATCAAGCAAAAAAGGAAACTTATCCAAAATAGTGGCCTTGTTCAATGAATTTATGCCGCCGTCTCTTGCAGAGAGTTGGGATAATGTTGGATTGTTAGTTGAACCAACTCAACCACACAATGTCTCTAAAATACTGCTCACCAACGATCTCACTCCTGAAGTATTAAACGAAGCTATCGACTTAAAGgctaattttattttgtcttatcaTCCTCCTATTTTCAGTCCTTTAAAACGACTTTGCCAGAGTTCCTGGAAGCAGAAATTAATCGTCCGAGCCATTGAAAATCGAATCGCCATCTACTCCCCCCACACTAGTTGCGATGCTTTGAAGAATGGTGTTAATGATTGGCTCCTCAGTGCATTTGGTAAA ttcagtgatTCAGCCAGAGAAGatggtttctttgtttcattcttgtGTAAGAAATCTTCTTTACAAACCATTGCCCAAATTTTGAAGTCGCATTCTATACAAGACCCTGTTTTCACTGAAGTTGCTAAG CCTCCAATGCCAGATACTGGAATCGGTAGAATTGCTAAACTCCAGACTAGTATTACTTTGACAGAAGCAATTGAAATTATCAAGAAACACCTCAAATTGCCCCATCTTCGAGTAGCCACAGCACATGGACCAGGATTCTCTTTCA CCGATAAAACCATAAAGACGGTTGCTGTGTGTGCTGGTTCCGGCTCCACTGTCCTCAGGGGTGTCAGGGCTGACCTCTATGTCTCCGGTGAGATGTCCCATCATGATGTACTGGATGCAATCCATAATGGATCCTCGGTGCTCCTCTGTGAGCACAGCAACACAGAAAGGGGTTACCTGTCGCAGTTGAAAATCTCGTTGGAAAACCTACTGAGCGAACTTACAGTTGAAGTTTGTGTTTCAAACATCGATGCTGACCCACttaaaattaattaa